One Vitis riparia cultivar Riparia Gloire de Montpellier isolate 1030 chromosome 4, EGFV_Vit.rip_1.0, whole genome shotgun sequence genomic window carries:
- the LOC117913319 gene encoding uncharacterized protein LOC117913319, with the protein MANRCHVRSISLPSRSHSTTLKIQEELNKLRKWEASSTSTLGTICNGLSGMEELYKCLDELLSLQSTQQAISHHQHEKWVEELLDGSVSLLDICGATRDVISEFTENVGDLQSALRRRKGDVCIESSINNYICSRKKMNKDAKKLLAAMKKMDNKAGASPLLDQDHQLSTVIKVLRDVNAMSISIFQSLVVFLSTPVLKSKPSRWSLVSKLMQKGVVSCEEKHENVKELETIDFALSTISGERADLEKMQIAQKGLGALEVSIKGFDNGLECMFRHLIKTRASILNIISH; encoded by the coding sequence ATGGCTAACAGGTGCCACGTTAGATCAATTAGCTTGCCTTCCAGATCCCATTCTACCACTCTCAAAATCCAAGAGGAGCTTAACAAGCTCAGAAAATGGGAGGCATCATCCACATCAACATTGGGGACAATCTGCAATGGCCTCTCTGGAATGGAAGAATTGTACAAATGCTTGGATGAGCTACTTAGTTTGCAGTCCACCCAACAAGCCATCTCCCACCATCAACATGAGAAATGGGTTGAAGAATTGTTGGATGGATCTGTAAGCCTTTTAGATATTTGTGGCGCAACAAGGGATGTTATATCAGAATTTACGGAAAATGTTGGAGATCTTCAATCCGCTCTCAGGAGGAGAAAAGGAGATGTGTGCATTGAAAGCAGCATCAACAATTACATTTGTTCAAGAAAGAAGATGAACAAGGATGCCAAAAAGTTGCTAGCAGCAATGAAGAAGATGGATAACAAAGCTGGGGCCTCTCCACTCTTAGATCAAGATCACCAGCTCTCCACAGTGATCAAAGTGCTCAGAGATGTTAATGCAATGAGTATTTCTATCTTCCAGTCACTTGTGGTGTTCTTGTCCACACCAGTGTTGAAGTCAAAACCAAGTAGATGGTCACTGGTTTCAAAACTTATGCAAAAGGGAGTGGTATCTTGCGAAGAAAAGCATGAGAATGTTAAAGAGTTGGAGACTATAGATTTTGCACTAAGCACCATTTCAGGCGAAAGAGCAGACTTGGAGAAGATGCAAATTGCTCAAAAAGGACTGGGGGCTTTGGAGGTCAGCATTAAAGGCTTTGACAATGGTTTGGAGTGCATGTTTAGGCACTTGATCAAAACAAGAGCCTCTATCCTCAACATCATCTCTCACTAG
- the LOC117913320 gene encoding uncharacterized protein LOC117913320: MANPCHVRSISLPSRSHPTTLKIQEVLNKLKTLEASSTSTLGAICNGLSGLEELYKCLDELLSLPSTQQALSHYRNDKWLNELLDGPVRLLDICGTVRDVVSKFEENVRDLQSALRRKKGDLCRESSISNYIYSKKKMNKDAKKLLAAMKKMDTRAGASPLLDQDQQLSTVIRVLTEVNAMSIYIFQSLVLFLSTPVLKSKPSKWSLVSKYMHKGIDSCEEKHDNVKELENMDFALRAVSSERADLETMQIAHKGLKALEFSIEGLDNGLECIFRHLIKTRASLLNIISH; this comes from the coding sequence ATGGCTAACCCATGCCATGTTAGATCAATTAGCTTGCCTTCCAGATCCCATCCTACCACTCTCAAAATCCAAGAAGTGCTTAACAAGCTCAAAACATTGGAGGCATCCTCGACATCAACCTTGGGGGCAATCTGCAATGGTCTATCCGGACTGGAAGAGTTGTACAAATGCTTGGATGAACTTCTTAGTTTACCATCCACCCAACAAGCCCTCTCCCACTATAGAAATGATAAATGGCTCAATGAATTGTTGGATGGACCTGTAAGGCTTTTGGATATTTGTGGCACTGTAAGGGATGTAGTAtcaaaatttgaggaaaatgttCGAGATCTTCAATCTGCTCTCAGGAGGAAAAAAGGAGATTTGTGTCGTGAAAGCAGCATCAGCAATTACATTTATtcaaaaaagaagatgaacaaGGATGCCAAAAAGTTGCTAGCAGCAATGAAGAAGATGGATACAAGAGCTGGGGCCTCTCCACTCTTGGATCAAGATCAGCAGCTCTCCACAGTGATCAGAGTGCTCACAGAAGTTAATGCAATGAGCATTTATATCTTCCAGTCGCTTGTGTTGTTCTTGTCCACACCAGTGTTGAAGTCAAAACCAAGTAAGTGGTCACTGGTTTCAAAATATATGCACAAGGGGATAGATTCTTGTGAAGAGAAGCATGACAATGTGAAGGAGCTGGAGAATATGGATTTTGCACTAAGGGCTGTTTCAAGTGAAAGAGCAGacttggagacaatgcaaatcGCTCATAAAGGACTGAAGGCTTTGGAGTTCAGCATTGAAGGCCTTGACAATGGTTTGGAATGCATATTTAGGCACTTGATCAAAACAAGAGCCTCTCTCCTCAACATCATCTCTCACTAA
- the LOC117913321 gene encoding uncharacterized protein LOC117913321, whose product MANPCHVRSISLPSRSHPTTLKIQEELYKLRKWEASSTSTLGTICNGLSGMEELYKCLDELLSLQSTQQAISHHQHEKWVEELLDESVSLLDVCCNTRDVISQFKENVGDLQSALRRRKGDLCIESSINNYICSRKKMNKDAKKLLAAMKKMDNKAGASPLLDQDHQLSTVIRVLRDFNAMSISIFQSLVLFLSTPVLKSKPSRWSLVSKFVQKGVVFCEEEHENVKEFENIDFALSKISSERADLETMQIAHKGLGALEVSIEGLDNGLECMFRDLIKTRASLLNIISH is encoded by the coding sequence ATGGCTAACCCATGCCATGTCAGATCAATTAGCTTACCTTCCAGATCCCATCCTACCACTCTCAAAATCCAAGAGGAGCTTTACAAGCTCAGAAAATGGGAGGCATCATCCACATCAACACTGGGGACAATATGCAATGGCCTCTCTGGAATGGAAGAGTTGTACAAATGCCTGGATGAGCTTCTTAGTTTGCAGTCCACCCAACAAGCCATCTCCCACCATCAACATGAGAAATGGGTCGAAGAATTGTTGGATGAATCTGTAAGCCTTTTAGATGTTTGTTGCAATACAAGGGATGTAATATCACAATTTAAGGAAAATGTTGGAGATCTTCAATCTGCTCTCAGGAGGAGAAAAGGAGATTTGTGCATTGAAAGCAGCATCAACAATTACATTTGTTCAAGAAAGAAGATGAACAAGGATGCCAAAAAGTTGCTAGCAGCAATGAAGAAGATGGATAACAAAGCTGGGGCCTCTCCACTCTTAGATCAAGATCACCAGCTCTCCACAGTGATCAGAGTGCTCAGAGATTTTAATGCAATGAGCATTTCTATCTTCCAGTCACTTGTGTTGTTCTTGTCCACACCAGTGTTAAAGTCAAAACCAAGTAGATGGTCACTGGTTTCAAAATTTGTGCAAAAGGGAGTGGTTTTTTGTGAAGAAGAGCATGAGAATGTGAAAGAGTTTGAGAATATAGATTTTGCACTAAGCAAAATATCAAGCGAAAGAGCAGacttggagacaatgcaaattGCTCATAAAGGACTGGGGGCATTGGAGGTCAGCATTGAAGGCCTTGACAATGGTTTGGAGTGCATGTTTAGGGACTTGATCAAAACAAGAGCCTCTCTCCTCAACATCATCTCTCACTAA
- the LOC117913322 gene encoding uncharacterized protein LOC117913322, protein MANRCHVRSISLPSRSHPTTLKIQEELNKLRTLEASSTSTLETICNGLSGLQELYKCLDELLGLPSTQQALSHHQHEKWVNDLLDGPVRILDVCGSVRDVMAQFKEKIRDLQSALRRRKGDLCVESSISNYICSRKKMNKDSKKLLAAMKKMNSKTEASPLFNQDHQLSTVIRVLTEVNAMSISIFQSLVLFLSTPVLKSKPSKWSLASKYMHKGVVSCEDKHDNVKELENIDFAVSALSNGRADLEKMQITHKGLGALEVSIESLDNGLECMFRHLIKTRASLLNIISH, encoded by the coding sequence ATGGCTAACCGATGCCATGTTAGATCAATTAGCTTGCCTTCCAGATCACATCCTACCACTCTCAAAATCCAAGAAGAGCTTAACAAGCTCAGAACATTGGAGGCATCATCTACATCAACATTGGAGACAATCTGCAATGGCCTATCTGGACTGCAAGAGTTGTACAAATGCTTGGATGAGCTTCTTGGTTTGCCATCCACCCAACAAGCCCTCTCCCACCATCAACATGAGAAATGGGTCAATGACTTGTTGGATGGACCAGTGAGAATTTTAGATGTTTGTGGCTCTGTAAGGGATGTTATGGcacaatttaaggaaaaaatccGAGATCTTCAATCTGCTCTCAGGAGGAGAAAAGGAGATTTGTGTGTTGAAAGCAGCATCAGCAATTACATTTGTTCAAGAAAGAAGATGAACAAGGATTCCAAAAAGTTGCTGGCAGCaatgaagaagatgaatagCAAAACTGAGGCCTCTCCACTCTTCAATCAAGATCACCAGCTCTCCACAGTGATCAGAGTGCTCACAGAAGTTAATGCAATGAGCATTTCTATCTTCCAGTCACTTGTGTTGTTCTTGTCCACACCAGTGTTGAAGTCAAAACCAAGTAAGTGGTCACTGGCTTCAAAATATATGCACAAGGGGGTAGTTTCTTGTGAAGACAAACATGACAATGTGAAAGAGTTGGAGAATATAGACTTTGCAGTAAGCGCCCTTTCAAATGGAAGAGCAGACTTGGAGAAGATGCAAATCACTCATAAAGGACTGGGGGCTTTGGAGGTCAGCATCGAAAGCCTTGACAATGGTTTGGAGTGCATGTTTAGACACTTGATCAAAACAAGAGCCTCTCTCCTCAACATCATCTCTCACTAG